Proteins encoded within one genomic window of Phormidium ambiguum IAM M-71:
- the corA gene encoding magnesium/cobalt transporter CorA, translated as MIEKPFAAATLGINPDIEAEEEEDYFDYNYDEPGSLPGTIDLPSNAAPPDIVLIDYNESSATRLKINTPEECAPYLDTHSVSWVDVLGLGNEETWLKLSKVFNLHALVLEDVVNVPERPKVDDFDSQIVIIAWMVMLKENTHGFYIEQVSFVLGEDYLLTVQEEPERDCFSRVRDRIRYNKGIIRQRKADYLAYALLDAIIDGYFPVLEAYGERIEELEDEVVTNPSRQTLQEIYKVRRELLALRRAIWPQRDALNTLIRDSSNLISPEVRIYLRDCYDHAVQVIDIVETYRELSSGLMDVYLSSISNKMNEIMKLLTVISTIFIPLTFIAGVYGMNFNPEKSPWNMPELNWYWGYPVCWAVMIAVAAALVYFFWRRGWFENFSTINDDPEIEINSVPIPKMQRFIRNR; from the coding sequence ATGATAGAAAAACCTTTTGCAGCGGCAACACTGGGTATAAATCCTGATATAGAAGCGGAAGAAGAAGAGGATTACTTTGATTACAATTATGACGAACCAGGTAGTCTTCCGGGTACGATCGATCTACCCTCCAACGCAGCACCACCAGATATTGTGTTAATAGATTACAACGAAAGTTCCGCTACTCGGTTGAAAATTAACACACCGGAAGAATGTGCGCCTTATTTAGATACTCATTCAGTTTCTTGGGTAGATGTATTAGGTTTAGGCAATGAAGAAACTTGGCTAAAACTCAGTAAAGTTTTTAATTTACACGCCTTAGTTCTGGAAGATGTAGTTAATGTTCCCGAACGTCCCAAAGTGGATGATTTTGACTCACAAATTGTGATCATTGCTTGGATGGTAATGCTCAAAGAAAATACTCATGGATTTTATATTGAACAAGTTAGTTTTGTTTTAGGAGAAGATTACTTACTGACAGTACAAGAAGAGCCAGAACGAGATTGTTTTTCGAGAGTACGCGATCGCATTCGTTACAACAAAGGCATCATTCGCCAACGAAAAGCTGATTATTTAGCTTATGCACTTTTAGACGCAATTATTGATGGTTATTTTCCCGTATTAGAAGCCTACGGAGAACGTATTGAAGAATTAGAAGATGAAGTAGTTACCAATCCATCCCGACAAACTTTACAAGAAATATACAAAGTTAGGCGAGAATTATTAGCACTACGTCGCGCAATCTGGCCGCAAAGAGATGCACTCAACACTTTAATTCGAGATAGTAGTAACTTAATTAGTCCAGAAGTAAGAATTTATCTGCGAGACTGCTACGATCACGCCGTCCAAGTAATCGATATTGTGGAAACATACCGAGAATTAAGTTCAGGACTCATGGATGTTTATCTCTCTTCCATCAGCAACAAAATGAATGAAATTATGAAATTACTCACCGTAATTTCTACAATCTTTATTCCCCTAACTTTTATTGCTGGAGTCTACGGAATGAACTTTAATCCAGAAAAATCACCCTGGAATATGCCGGAGTTAAATTGGTACTGGGGTTATCCAGTTTGCTGGGCTGTAATGATTGCTGTTGCCGCTGCTTTAGTTTACTTCTTCTGGCGCAGAGGTTGGTTTGAAAACTTTTCTACAATTAACGACGATCCCGAAATCGAAATTAATTCCGTTCCCATACCTAAAATGCAAAGATTTATTCGCAATAGATAA
- the rnc gene encoding ribonuclease III: MNLSYPRRQSQLESLVNKLGIPETASIKWQLLDLALTHPTFSAEANYEQLEFVGDAVVRLAAAEFLWENYPESSVGDFSGIRAELVSDRILAKIADSYGLERYLLLDKSAAGDFAGRETRLADSLEAVMGAFYLSTQNLQLVRPWLDPHFKDLAREILSDPARNNYKAALQELTQSVYKVLPIYEVREMKRIKGNSQTFKAIVKVNNKAYGIGEGHSKKAAEQAAAKEAFEQLKEANDH, from the coding sequence ATGAATCTCAGCTATCCCCGTCGCCAAAGCCAATTAGAAAGCTTGGTAAACAAACTGGGAATACCTGAAACTGCATCAATTAAGTGGCAGTTATTGGACTTGGCGCTAACTCATCCTACTTTTTCCGCCGAAGCTAATTATGAACAATTAGAGTTTGTTGGCGATGCGGTAGTGAGGTTAGCAGCGGCAGAATTTTTATGGGAAAATTACCCAGAATCTTCTGTGGGTGATTTTTCTGGTATTCGTGCGGAACTTGTGAGCGATCGCATTCTCGCCAAAATCGCTGATAGTTACGGATTAGAACGCTATTTACTCCTCGATAAAAGCGCCGCTGGCGATTTCGCCGGACGAGAAACAAGATTAGCAGATTCTCTAGAAGCAGTAATGGGTGCGTTTTATTTAAGTACCCAAAATTTACAATTAGTCCGTCCTTGGCTCGATCCTCATTTCAAAGATTTAGCCAGAGAAATTCTTTCCGACCCGGCTCGTAATAACTATAAAGCAGCACTCCAAGAACTGACCCAAAGTGTTTACAAAGTTTTACCCATCTATGAAGTTCGGGAAATGAAACGAATTAAGGGTAATTCGCAAACATTTAAAGCCATAGTAAAAGTCAATAACAAAGCTTATGGAATAGGCGAAGGACATTCCAAAAAAGCTGCTGAACAAGCCGCTGCTAAAGAAGCTTTTGAACAATTAAAGGAAGCAAATGACCATTAA
- a CDS encoding Gfo/Idh/MocA family protein yields MTINIAILGAGRWGVHLVRNFLALPQVRLTAVVDPNIDRLEDLQRRHQFDDTVVLATQWSEVRQLPELNAVVIATPASTHYELVADALNLGYHVLAEKPLTLNPQESVELCHLAEQQQRQLVVDQTYLFHPAVAEGKKVMEQGVLGDLRYGYATRTNLGPVRQDVDAMWDLAIHDIAIFNNWLSETPSQVQANGKLWLQTTESTENPLYDLVWLTLNYPSGFQAFIHVSWSNPDKQRRLGVVGSQGTLIFDELSVESPLSIHKGNFAVIGNKFNPENLQFEVVNVPKIEPLKQVCEHFVTCVERNQPSFVSSSWVGTKLVEILYALTQSLQQGGQPIKLN; encoded by the coding sequence ATGACCATTAACATTGCCATTTTAGGTGCTGGACGTTGGGGTGTACATTTGGTGCGAAATTTTTTGGCACTTCCCCAAGTGCGTTTAACAGCTGTAGTCGATCCGAATATTGATAGATTGGAGGATTTGCAACGCCGTCATCAATTCGATGATACGGTAGTTTTAGCAACTCAATGGTCAGAAGTACGACAATTACCAGAATTAAATGCTGTGGTAATTGCCACTCCCGCCTCTACTCATTATGAATTAGTAGCAGATGCTCTCAATTTGGGTTATCACGTTTTAGCCGAAAAACCTCTAACTCTTAATCCTCAAGAATCTGTAGAACTTTGCCATTTAGCCGAACAACAACAACGCCAATTAGTTGTCGATCAAACTTACTTGTTTCACCCCGCAGTAGCGGAAGGCAAAAAAGTGATGGAACAAGGAGTTTTGGGAGACTTACGCTATGGTTATGCTACGCGAACTAATTTAGGCCCTGTGCGTCAAGATGTTGATGCCATGTGGGATTTAGCCATTCATGATATCGCCATTTTTAACAATTGGTTATCAGAAACTCCCTCTCAAGTTCAAGCTAATGGTAAACTTTGGTTGCAAACAACAGAATCAACAGAAAATCCACTTTATGACTTAGTTTGGCTAACTCTTAATTATCCTAGTGGTTTCCAAGCTTTTATCCATGTTAGTTGGTCGAATCCTGATAAACAACGTCGTTTAGGTGTAGTTGGTAGCCAAGGTACGCTAATTTTTGATGAATTATCTGTAGAATCACCTTTATCAATTCACAAGGGTAATTTTGCTGTAATAGGTAATAAATTTAATCCAGAAAATTTGCAATTTGAAGTAGTTAATGTCCCTAAAATTGAACCATTAAAACAGGTTTGCGAACATTTTGTAACTTGTGTTGAGAGAAATCAGCCTTCTTTTGTTTCTTCTAGTTGGGTGGGAACAAAATTAGTCGAAATTCTCTATGCTTTAACTCAATCATTACAGCAAGGAGGACAACCGATTAAATTAAATTAA
- a CDS encoding sensor histidine kinase, with product MGKVSETSFRRILLSRILLLSVPILLLGEYITYKKARSGLLDTARQNLTESAGRKGDRIEELIAALKSNLIAASQTSILKSNSSNEINEKFITQLATQLPTRIQCIQLTNFQTGKVVASTCGDRAMISLPPNLWTEKQTELLPDISNVYVTTDLNKKSVNNINIPGEPVQLKLILSAPVYNSAGQLQNVLTVKSILTQQQRDLSGSLYGDTVVIDQDGTILEHPQPERHGKNISQEKDAARLEALLKNATKGLQYFLHLYDFQAKGVESVVGYSAIPNPLSKKQDSKWVILAVASIDSALYRLEEIRQVLLILTLGLIAAILLATLYLSRDLARPLEKLGEYALNVGKDRSTVKISPTFKIRELNQLSESLDSMVGRLTVWAEELENAWKEAQAANTLKNEFLANTSHELRTPLNAIIGCIRLVRDGCCDDREEELDLLEKADDAAIHLLHIINDILDLSKIESGTLSVVMRPVDVRSILKEVIDLQMVQMNQKGLQLLFNTPEQPIIVQADPAKLKQVFLNVLGNAIKFTEKGSITINTTLEAIPNKQSNNNNYWVLIKIKDTGIGVSIEEQKKLFRPFVMADGTRTRKYGGTGLGLAISRKIMALMEGTIDLHSPGADLGTTVEISLPIITSGFFASGSTETSTDNKVEELPSVSERSTPINLI from the coding sequence ATGGGTAAGGTAAGTGAAACTTCTTTTCGCCGCATTTTATTATCCCGGATTCTACTGTTAAGCGTACCAATATTGTTGCTTGGCGAGTACATAACATACAAAAAAGCTCGTTCTGGTTTATTAGACACTGCGCGCCAGAACTTAACAGAAAGTGCGGGGAGAAAGGGAGACAGAATCGAAGAATTAATTGCTGCATTAAAGTCTAATTTAATTGCTGCTAGTCAAACTTCCATTCTGAAGTCTAATTCATCCAATGAAATCAATGAAAAATTTATCACTCAATTAGCAACACAGTTACCCACCAGAATTCAGTGTATTCAATTAACTAATTTTCAAACAGGTAAAGTAGTTGCTAGCACTTGTGGCGATCGGGCCATGATTTCTTTACCTCCTAATTTATGGACAGAAAAACAAACCGAACTATTGCCAGACATATCAAATGTCTACGTAACCACAGATTTAAACAAAAAATCAGTAAATAACATCAATATACCTGGAGAACCTGTACAATTAAAACTGATTTTAAGCGCACCAGTTTATAATAGTGCTGGTCAACTCCAGAATGTATTAACTGTCAAATCTATACTGACTCAACAACAACGCGATCTTTCTGGCTCTCTTTACGGCGATACAGTAGTAATTGACCAAGATGGCACAATTTTAGAACATCCGCAACCAGAGCGGCATGGAAAAAATATTTCTCAAGAAAAAGATGCTGCCAGACTAGAAGCACTTCTGAAAAATGCGACTAAGGGACTACAATATTTTCTCCATTTATATGACTTTCAAGCTAAAGGAGTAGAGTCAGTAGTTGGTTATTCAGCTATTCCTAACCCTTTAAGCAAAAAACAAGATAGCAAATGGGTAATTTTAGCAGTTGCTAGTATAGACAGTGCTTTGTATCGCTTGGAAGAAATTCGACAAGTATTATTAATACTAACTTTAGGATTAATTGCTGCTATTTTATTAGCAACTTTATATTTATCCCGTGATTTAGCACGTCCTTTAGAAAAATTAGGTGAATATGCTTTAAATGTCGGAAAAGATCGATCGACAGTTAAAATTTCTCCGACCTTCAAAATTAGAGAATTAAATCAATTAAGTGAATCTCTCGATAGTATGGTGGGACGATTAACTGTGTGGGCGGAAGAGTTAGAAAATGCTTGGAAAGAAGCTCAAGCAGCAAACACCTTAAAAAATGAATTTCTGGCTAATACTTCTCATGAATTGAGAACGCCTTTAAACGCTATTATTGGTTGTATTCGTTTGGTGCGTGATGGCTGTTGTGACGATCGAGAAGAAGAATTAGATTTACTGGAAAAAGCCGATGATGCCGCCATACATTTACTACATATTATTAACGACATCCTCGATTTATCAAAAATTGAATCTGGGACACTTTCTGTAGTCATGCGACCTGTGGATGTGCGATCGATCCTCAAAGAAGTAATTGACTTACAAATGGTTCAAATGAACCAAAAAGGCTTACAATTATTATTTAATACTCCAGAACAACCAATAATAGTTCAAGCCGATCCAGCCAAATTAAAACAAGTTTTTCTCAATGTGCTTGGTAATGCAATTAAATTTACCGAAAAAGGTAGCATCACTATAAACACTACCCTAGAAGCAATACCAAATAAACAAAGCAATAATAACAATTATTGGGTATTAATTAAAATTAAAGATACCGGAATTGGCGTATCAATTGAAGAACAAAAGAAACTATTTCGTCCTTTCGTCATGGCAGATGGCACCAGAACTCGCAAGTATGGTGGAACAGGTTTAGGTTTAGCAATTTCTCGCAAAATTATGGCACTCATGGAAGGTACAATTGATTTGCACAGTCCCGGTGCAGACTTAGGTACTACAGTAGAAATATCTCTACCAATCATCACTTCGGGATTTTTTGCCTCTGGCAGTACCGAAACATCAACTGATAATAAAGTTGAAGAACTTCCTTCTGTAAGTGAAAGGTCAACACCAATTAATTTAATTTAA
- a CDS encoding RibD family protein — MVDKIHEMERIEVLRTNHLQTIVVLAMSADGKIADIQSSAARFGSTFDKAHLEKQIASVDGVLFGAGTLRAYGTTLMVSDPELLKQRELQGKESQPIHIVCSASGKIDPELRFFQQQVPRCLFTTIKGSQFWQQKRAFHKVFAIETVEGGINWVAAWEKLTEMGLQKVAVLGGGKLVASLLAADLVDEFWLTVCPLILGGENAPTPVAGAGFLANLAPKLQLLSVERIDQEVFLHYRLQR, encoded by the coding sequence ATGGTCGATAAAATTCATGAGATGGAAAGGATTGAAGTTTTGCGGACAAATCACCTCCAGACAATTGTAGTTCTAGCCATGAGTGCTGATGGCAAAATAGCTGATATTCAGTCATCTGCGGCCAGATTTGGTTCCACCTTTGATAAAGCGCACTTAGAAAAACAGATTGCTTCAGTAGATGGAGTATTATTTGGTGCGGGAACGCTAAGGGCATACGGTACAACTTTAATGGTTTCCGATCCTGAGTTACTCAAACAACGGGAATTACAAGGGAAAGAAAGTCAACCGATTCATATTGTGTGTTCGGCTTCGGGAAAAATCGATCCCGAATTGCGCTTTTTTCAACAGCAAGTTCCGCGTTGCTTATTCACTACTATTAAGGGTTCCCAGTTTTGGCAACAAAAAAGAGCGTTTCACAAAGTCTTTGCAATTGAAACCGTAGAAGGGGGAATTAACTGGGTAGCAGCTTGGGAAAAACTCACAGAAATGGGTTTGCAAAAGGTGGCGGTTTTGGGTGGTGGTAAACTGGTGGCTTCTTTACTGGCGGCGGATTTGGTGGATGAATTTTGGCTAACGGTTTGTCCGTTAATCTTAGGGGGAGAAAATGCGCCTACACCAGTAGCAGGGGCGGGTTTTTTGGCAAATTTGGCTCCTAAGTTGCAACTTTTGTCGGTGGAAAGGATAGACCAAGAGGTATTTTTGCATTATCGACTGCAACGTTAG
- a CDS encoding GNAT family N-acetyltransferase, with protein sequence MVEQIKPRYSVSWINNIAEIPQSEWDALAMPLKTPFLEWEWLHNIESSGSAKGQTGWLPNHLTVWRDRQLVAAAPLYVKGHSYGEFVFDHQWADLAGRLGIQYYPKLLGMTPFTPAEGYRFLIAPGEDEDELTEMMVNAIDHFCDRNQISGCNFLYVDPEWRSVMERHGFFSWLHHSYIWKNEGFKTFDDYLAVFNANQRRNIKRERKAVEREGLQIRTLTGEEISKPLLNQMYTFYSHHCDKFGWWGSKYLTKKFFEQLYSSYRHRVLLVAAYNEQNIHQPMAMSFCVYKGDRLYGRYWGCFQEIDCLHFDACYYTPIEWGIAHGVQVFDPGAGGQHKKRRGFPATPNHSLHRFYHPRLTKILRSYISEVNEIERQQIEAINLDIPFSQRQPELQIEMENE encoded by the coding sequence ATGGTAGAACAAATTAAGCCTCGTTATTCGGTTTCTTGGATTAATAACATTGCGGAAATCCCTCAATCTGAATGGGATGCTTTGGCAATGCCTTTGAAAACTCCCTTTTTGGAATGGGAGTGGTTGCACAATATAGAAAGTTCTGGTAGTGCTAAGGGGCAAACTGGATGGTTGCCGAATCATTTGACGGTGTGGCGCGATCGACAATTAGTTGCTGCTGCCCCTCTTTATGTTAAAGGTCATAGTTATGGTGAGTTTGTCTTTGACCATCAATGGGCAGATTTGGCAGGTCGCTTGGGAATTCAATATTATCCGAAATTGTTGGGGATGACTCCGTTTACTCCGGCGGAAGGTTATCGGTTTTTAATTGCGCCGGGGGAAGATGAGGATGAGTTAACGGAAATGATGGTAAATGCGATCGATCATTTTTGCGATCGTAATCAAATTTCTGGTTGTAATTTCCTTTATGTCGATCCAGAATGGCGATCGGTTATGGAACGTCACGGCTTCTTTAGTTGGTTACACCATAGCTACATCTGGAAAAATGAAGGATTTAAAACTTTCGATGATTATTTAGCAGTATTTAATGCCAACCAACGACGCAATATTAAAAGAGAACGCAAAGCTGTAGAAAGGGAAGGTTTACAAATTCGCACTTTAACAGGTGAGGAAATTTCTAAACCTTTGTTGAATCAAATGTACACTTTCTACAGCCATCATTGTGACAAGTTTGGCTGGTGGGGTAGTAAATATTTAACCAAAAAGTTTTTTGAGCAACTTTATTCTAGTTATCGCCATCGGGTTTTGTTGGTTGCTGCTTATAACGAGCAAAATATTCATCAACCAATGGCAATGTCTTTTTGTGTTTATAAAGGCGATCGACTTTACGGACGTTATTGGGGTTGTTTCCAAGAAATCGATTGCTTACACTTTGATGCTTGTTACTATACGCCAATTGAATGGGGAATTGCTCATGGCGTGCAAGTTTTCGATCCGGGTGCAGGTGGACAACATAAAAAACGTCGCGGTTTTCCAGCAACTCCTAACCACAGTCTGCACCGCTTTTACCATCCTCGTTTAACGAAAATTCTCCGGTCTTATATTAGTGAAGTTAACGAAATTGAACGGCAACAAATTGAGGCAATTAATTTGGATATTCCTTTTAGTCAGCGTCAACCTGAGTTGCAAATAGAGATGGAAAACGAGTAG
- a CDS encoding DUF4346 domain-containing protein, producing the protein MTVSKEDLALIDDRLSQRDIKLDPAGYFIIYIDREAELICAKHYTNVIDERGLAVDPETGKVIPAKGKVERTNTTLYTGRTAKELCVKILEETQPCPVSYLDHAGYLGREFVRAELALVTGEEYIQD; encoded by the coding sequence ATGACTGTATCTAAAGAAGACCTGGCATTAATTGACGATCGACTTTCTCAACGAGATATTAAACTCGATCCGGCTGGATATTTCATTATCTATATAGATAGAGAAGCCGAATTGATCTGCGCGAAACATTACACTAATGTCATTGATGAACGCGGTTTAGCTGTCGATCCAGAAACGGGAAAAGTAATTCCGGCAAAAGGTAAGGTGGAACGAACTAACACAACTTTATATACTGGCAGAACCGCTAAGGAACTTTGTGTGAAAATTTTGGAAGAAACTCAGCCCTGTCCAGTCAGTTATTTAGATCATGCTGGCTATTTGGGGCGGGAGTTTGTCAGGGCTGAGTTAGCTTTAGTTACTGGTGAAGAGTATATTCAGGATTAA
- the psb32 gene encoding photosystem II repair protein Psb32, giving the protein MQQFLYRIYSGRKYLQQLFLSLVLMLLAMQSFATPANATGVYDIPSVVAGEKTWILDQAEVLSRISEGQINNILDNLAKQTGNEVRFVTIHRLDYEETAQSFTDRLFEKWFPTPETQANQILLAIDTVTNTTGIRTGEKVKSLMSDEIAQSVAQETVLVPLRQGDKYNQAFIDASDRISAVLSGKPDPGAPVVINNEQVESTFKKAEETDTGGSTVWVIGLLIAATVIPMATYYWYQSMGS; this is encoded by the coding sequence ATGCAACAGTTCTTATATCGCATTTATTCGGGGAGAAAATATCTCCAACAGCTGTTTTTGTCTTTGGTATTAATGTTGTTAGCAATGCAGAGTTTTGCTACACCTGCTAATGCCACAGGCGTTTATGATATTCCAAGTGTAGTGGCTGGAGAAAAAACTTGGATTCTCGATCAAGCGGAAGTTCTCAGTCGGATTAGTGAAGGGCAGATTAACAACATTTTAGACAATTTGGCCAAGCAAACCGGAAATGAGGTGAGATTTGTCACCATTCACCGCTTAGATTATGAGGAAACAGCACAAAGTTTTACCGATCGATTATTTGAAAAGTGGTTTCCTACACCGGAAACGCAAGCTAATCAAATTCTGTTAGCGATCGATACTGTAACTAACACCACAGGAATTCGCACTGGGGAAAAAGTAAAATCCCTGATGTCTGATGAAATTGCCCAAAGTGTTGCCCAAGAAACGGTACTCGTGCCTTTGCGACAAGGTGACAAATACAATCAAGCTTTTATTGATGCTAGCGATCGCATTTCCGCAGTACTATCTGGTAAACCCGATCCTGGTGCCCCTGTAGTTATCAACAACGAACAAGTCGAAAGTACCTTTAAAAAAGCCGAAGAAACTGATACTGGCGGTTCAACTGTTTGGGTAATTGGCTTATTAATTGCCGCCACCGTCATTCCAATGGCAACATATTACTGGTATCAATCAATGGGTTCTTAA
- a CDS encoding NAD(P)H-quinone oxidoreductase subunit 4 — MIVDRFPWLTAIVLLPLVASLLIPVLPDKDGKRVRWYALGVGIADFVLMCYAFWKHYDASSTTFQLAEKYAWVPQLGLNWAVSVDGISVPLVLLAGLVTTLAILAAWQVDRKPRLFYFLMLVLYSAQIGVFVAQDLILLFIMWEVELVPVYLLVSIWGGPKRRYAATKFILYTALASIFILVAALAMGLYGGGNLTFDMAELATRNYPLVLELLLYAGLLIAFGVKLAIFPMHTWLPDAHGEASAPVSMILAGVLLKMGGYGLIRLNMEMLNDAHVYFAPVLAILGVVNIIYGALTSFGQTNMKRRLAYSSVSHMGFVLLGIASYTDLGVSGAMLQMISHGLIAAVLFFLAGVTYDRTHTLALDEMGGIGQAMPKVFALFTAGAMASLALPGMSGFASELSVFVGVTTGDIYSSTFRTVTVFLAAVGVILTPIYLLSMLRQIFFNSGAAPNCNLGNATVKASGDQEAVCFGTSCVLPVNAHFRDASPREIFIAASFLVLIIGIGFYPKLATKLYDVKTVAVNAEVRQSYTEIAQGNQQIYAKGFLSSPQLVETEIATVSGIVK, encoded by the coding sequence ATGATAGTGGATCGATTTCCCTGGCTTACTGCGATCGTCCTGCTCCCACTCGTTGCTTCCCTGCTCATCCCCGTATTGCCTGATAAAGATGGCAAGCGCGTGCGGTGGTATGCTCTGGGCGTAGGTATCGCTGATTTTGTTTTGATGTGCTATGCCTTCTGGAAGCATTACGATGCGAGCAGTACGACTTTTCAACTCGCGGAAAAGTATGCTTGGGTGCCGCAGTTAGGTCTGAACTGGGCAGTTTCGGTCGATGGAATATCTGTACCGCTGGTGCTTCTGGCAGGTTTAGTTACTACTTTAGCGATTTTGGCAGCTTGGCAAGTCGATCGCAAACCCCGACTCTTCTACTTCCTGATGCTGGTACTCTACTCCGCTCAGATTGGGGTTTTCGTCGCTCAAGACTTGATCCTGCTGTTCATTATGTGGGAAGTAGAACTAGTTCCCGTTTACTTACTTGTCTCTATCTGGGGTGGCCCAAAACGCCGTTATGCAGCTACAAAATTCATCCTTTATACTGCACTAGCTTCTATATTTATCCTCGTAGCAGCCTTAGCAATGGGGCTTTATGGCGGTGGTAATCTCACCTTTGATATGGCAGAACTCGCCACCAGAAATTACCCATTAGTACTAGAACTCTTACTATATGCGGGTTTACTGATTGCTTTCGGTGTGAAACTGGCGATTTTCCCGATGCACACCTGGCTACCTGACGCGCATGGTGAAGCTTCGGCTCCGGTATCGATGATTTTGGCTGGTGTGTTGCTGAAAATGGGCGGATATGGATTGATTCGCCTGAACATGGAAATGCTCAATGATGCCCATGTTTACTTTGCTCCAGTTTTAGCAATCTTAGGTGTAGTTAACATCATTTATGGCGCGTTGACTTCCTTTGGTCAAACTAACATGAAGCGCCGCCTCGCTTATTCTTCCGTTTCTCACATGGGTTTTGTGCTGCTGGGTATTGCTTCCTACACTGATTTAGGTGTGAGTGGCGCAATGCTGCAAATGATTTCGCACGGTTTAATTGCTGCGGTATTGTTCTTCTTGGCTGGTGTGACTTACGATCGCACTCATACCCTAGCATTAGATGAAATGGGCGGAATTGGTCAAGCAATGCCGAAAGTTTTTGCTCTGTTCACCGCAGGCGCAATGGCTTCTTTAGCACTCCCTGGAATGAGCGGTTTTGCTAGCGAACTCTCGGTTTTCGTGGGTGTAACTACTGGCGATATCTACAGTTCTACTTTCCGCACAGTTACAGTTTTCCTCGCCGCAGTGGGTGTGATTCTCACTCCTATCTACTTGCTTTCCATGCTGCGACAAATCTTCTTTAACTCTGGTGCAGCACCTAATTGCAACTTGGGTAATGCAACTGTAAAAGCTTCGGGAGATCAAGAAGCTGTGTGTTTTGGTACTAGCTGCGTGTTACCTGTAAATGCTCACTTTAGAGATGCAAGTCCCCGCGAAATCTTCATCGCCGCTAGCTTTTTGGTGCTAATAATTGGGATTGGTTTCTATCCAAAATTAGCTACTAAATTGTACGATGTGAAAACTGTGGCAGTAAACGCAGAAGTGCGTCAGTCTTACACAGAAATTGCCCAAGGTAATCAACAAATTTATGCCAAAGGGTTTTTAAGTTCTCCGCAACTTGTCGAAACAGAAATTGCTACGGTTTCGGGAATTGTGAAGTAA
- a CDS encoding helix-turn-helix domain-containing protein: protein MTSSIFSEQYGRFRELLTQYRQARSITQAQLAEALKRPQSFVSKYESGERRLDLIELLEISAALQFDPCELIRSIRSETLTEPTIMDEWKVTEEELTILLKGNPSLRGMLFGYVAELKLREIISAFPGVKSIKKFDDHDRKKKGDLHIIYHHRAFSVESKSLQTNQIKFDVENQVWSGKAQVDASDSRIIALPNGQTLKTALLLRGEFDILAVNCYEFTKQWQFQFARNRDLPCSSYKKYTTEQRCALISSLITVTWPPKPPFYIDLKLLLDEMLEAGEGSDASAIGLE from the coding sequence ATGACTTCATCCATTTTTTCAGAGCAATATGGAAGATTTCGAGAACTACTTACACAGTATCGGCAAGCCAGATCCATAACTCAGGCACAACTTGCAGAAGCTTTAAAACGTCCACAATCCTTTGTATCCAAGTATGAAAGTGGCGAGCGCAGACTTGATCTTATTGAATTACTTGAAATTTCAGCTGCACTTCAGTTTGACCCTTGTGAGCTTATTAGGAGTATACGTAGTGAGACATTAACTGAGCCAACTATTATGGATGAGTGGAAAGTTACAGAAGAGGAATTAACAATTCTTCTAAAAGGGAATCCAAGTCTTCGAGGAATGCTCTTTGGCTACGTGGCAGAACTTAAACTTCGGGAAATAATATCTGCGTTCCCTGGAGTAAAGTCAATAAAAAAGTTTGATGATCATGACAGAAAGAAAAAGGGTGATTTGCATATTATTTACCATCACCGAGCTTTTAGTGTTGAGTCTAAGTCCTTGCAAACTAATCAAATAAAATTTGATGTGGAAAACCAAGTTTGGTCTGGGAAGGCTCAAGTAGATGCCAGCGACAGTCGTATAATTGCTTTGCCCAATGGACAGACCTTGAAAACGGCTCTTCTGTTAAGAGGAGAGTTTGATATTCTTGCTGTTAACTGTTATGAATTTACTAAACAATGGCAATTTCAATTTGCCAGAAATAGGGATTTGCCTTGTTCATCCTATAAAAAATATACTACTGAACAGAGATGTGCTTTAATCTCAAGCCTAATAACAGTAACATGGCCACCAAAACCCCCTTTCTATATTGATTTAAAGCTGTTATTAGATGAAATGTTAGAGGCTGGTGAAGGTTCTGATGCTTCAGCAATTGGGTTGGAATAA